Proteins from a single region of Thermotoga maritima MSB8:
- the cas2 gene encoding CRISPR-associated endonuclease Cas2 → MYVIMVYDVNEKRVAKILKIARKYLKWVQNSVLEGELSPGKYEKLKLEVSRLIDEKEDSVRFYVMDSQKVFNLETLGVEKGEDGFIF, encoded by the coding sequence ATGTACGTCATAATGGTTTACGACGTGAACGAAAAAAGAGTAGCAAAAATTTTGAAAATAGCCAGAAAATACCTCAAATGGGTTCAAAACTCCGTTCTGGAGGGGGAACTTTCCCCCGGAAAATATGAAAAGCTGAAATTGGAGGTTTCAAGACTGATAGACGAGAAAGAAGACTCAGTTAGATTTTACGTTATGGACTCTCAAAAGGTGTTCAACCTGGAAACTCTGGGAGTGGAGAAAGGAGAAGATGGCTTCATCTTCTGA
- the cas1b gene encoding type I-B CRISPR-associated endonuclease Cas1b translates to MESVYLFSSGTLKRKANTICLETESGRKYIPVENVMDIKVFGEVDLNKRFLEFLSQKRIPIHFFNREGYYVGTFYPREYLNSGFLILKQAEHYINQEKRMLIAREIVSRSFQNMVDFLKKRKVRADSLTRYKKKAEEASNVSELMGIEGNAREEYYSMIDSLVSDERFRIEKRTRRPPKNFANTLISFGNSLLYTTVLSLIYQTHLDPRIGYLHETNFRRFSLNLDIAELFKPAVVDRLFLNLVNTRQINEKHFDEISEGLMLNDEGKSLFVKNYEQALRETVFHKKLNRYVSMRSLIKMELHKLEKHLIGEQVFGSEE, encoded by the coding sequence ATGGAGAGCGTCTATCTCTTTTCAAGCGGAACGTTGAAAAGAAAAGCGAATACCATTTGCCTCGAAACAGAATCGGGCCGAAAGTACATACCCGTTGAAAACGTGATGGATATAAAGGTTTTTGGGGAGGTAGATCTCAACAAAAGATTCCTCGAGTTTCTTTCTCAGAAAAGAATTCCTATTCACTTTTTCAACAGAGAGGGGTATTATGTAGGCACTTTTTATCCCAGAGAGTATTTAAACAGCGGTTTTCTGATACTGAAACAGGCTGAACACTACATTAACCAAGAAAAGAGAATGCTCATAGCAAGAGAAATAGTTTCAAGATCGTTTCAAAACATGGTCGACTTTTTGAAAAAACGAAAAGTTCGGGCTGATTCACTAACGAGATATAAAAAGAAAGCAGAAGAGGCGAGCAATGTATCAGAGTTGATGGGAATAGAAGGAAACGCGAGAGAAGAGTACTACTCGATGATAGACAGTCTCGTGTCAGATGAAAGATTCCGTATAGAGAAGAGAACACGAAGACCTCCCAAGAATTTTGCCAACACGCTTATCAGTTTCGGAAATTCGCTCCTTTATACGACTGTTTTGAGCCTCATCTATCAGACACATCTGGACCCGAGGATAGGTTATCTCCATGAGACGAACTTCAGAAGGTTCTCACTCAATCTCGATATAGCAGAGCTATTCAAACCAGCTGTAGTGGACAGGTTGTTTTTGAATCTCGTCAACACTCGTCAGATAAACGAAAAACATTTCGATGAAATTTCAGAGGGTCTAATGCTCAACGACGAGGGAAAAAGTCTGTTTGTCAAAAATTACGAACAGGCTTTGAGGGAAACAGTTTTCCACAAAAAGTTGAACCGGTACGTTTCCATGAGATCTCTGATAAAGATGGAACTTCATAAACTGGAGAAGCACCTCATAGGTGAACAGGTTTTCGGATCCGAGGAATGA
- the cas4 gene encoding CRISPR-associated protein Cas4, producing the protein MMISGSVVLSYINCKREAWLMAHGVLPDQGNMHIEIGRFIHEDYSDSVMLPGMKIDTMFEREGVRVVGEVKKSSASKRGAEYQLLYYLYRLEEKGVKARGEIIVPKENKRIPVELTEENREKIKKVLEEVSSLLEEETPPPPKRKGICRKCGYELFCFS; encoded by the coding sequence ATGATGATTTCTGGATCTGTTGTTTTGAGCTATATAAACTGCAAAAGGGAAGCATGGCTGATGGCGCATGGGGTTCTTCCAGATCAGGGAAACATGCACATAGAGATAGGAAGGTTCATCCACGAAGACTACAGCGATTCTGTCATGCTTCCTGGTATGAAGATCGATACCATGTTTGAAAGAGAAGGAGTGAGAGTGGTTGGCGAAGTGAAAAAATCATCCGCTTCAAAAAGGGGAGCTGAGTACCAGCTCCTTTACTATCTTTACAGGCTCGAGGAAAAAGGTGTGAAAGCGAGGGGAGAGATCATAGTACCAAAAGAGAACAAAAGAATACCGGTTGAGCTCACAGAAGAAAACAGAGAGAAAATCAAAAAGGTCCTCGAGGAAGTATCTTCCCTCCTTGAAGAAGAAACTCCTCCACCACCCAAGAGAAAAGGAATTTGCCGAAAGTGTGGTTATGAACTTTTCTGTTTTTCGTGA
- a CDS encoding CRISPR-associated helicase/endonuclease Cas3, with translation MEGGRAEHSVDVMKSHPDRRLIDHLEGVKRRSLEKFRSLDLSWEELFGYDENVLEEFVSLLSESHDVGKSTIYFQKHLSGERVERSLSAHALFSAVAFFHRSKNLPDKLRIFGFEIIRRHHGDFRNFLDIEIDEKVLEKQFSAIPEDFLRRYDLHDLKLSETIERIKRSISKFSILGKKDLSDYFLIHLFMSILVSSDREDVVFKSEPLPSLPSYEKEKILSYREKLGRKNQIDSLRWKFQEEILSFKPERGKIYSITAPTGIGKTIANLLFASHLADEDTIVIYALPFINIIEQTVDKIKEIFETESPFFVLPFHHLANPAYEEPDKYEDLLMNLWHSRVVVTTFVSLLESLITFRKIPFFYKFPKAVLILDEVQAIPHEYWTPVEKTVEFLSKMGTTVLLSTATKPALLKEALEVVSNKNVYFTALNRTVLKVEKEMSFEEYKEFVRETLKDGKRTLIITNTIREAEEIYDVVEGMGKTCFLSSRVIPKHRLEIVSKINEYDLCVSTQVVEAGVDISFERVIRDIAPVDSIVQAAGRCNRHFELEKGEVIVVPVRNERKNTLFSSYVYGSFLTETSMNVLKNHKFLEESEFFMLVEDFFSYVKTYGNPDKKGIGKALENLNFKKIGEFSLIEPEPTVPFIVLVDEEAQRVFEEFAEIFSGKRSRENFSLVKSLFRELSPYIVSARIKRDLPFPHTIAGMMVIHRNVLDKWYHPVKGLRVEGSDEVIII, from the coding sequence GTGGAGGGTGGGAGAGCAGAACATAGTGTGGATGTGATGAAATCTCATCCTGACAGAAGACTGATTGATCATCTTGAGGGTGTTAAAAGACGCTCTCTGGAAAAATTCAGGTCGCTTGATCTTTCCTGGGAAGAACTTTTCGGATACGATGAAAATGTTCTGGAAGAATTCGTTTCCCTGCTCTCTGAATCGCACGATGTTGGAAAGAGTACAATCTACTTTCAGAAGCATTTGAGCGGTGAAAGAGTCGAAAGATCTTTGAGTGCGCACGCTCTTTTCTCCGCGGTTGCTTTCTTTCACAGGTCAAAAAACTTGCCGGACAAACTCAGAATATTCGGCTTCGAAATAATAAGAAGACACCACGGAGATTTCAGGAACTTTCTGGATATAGAAATAGATGAGAAAGTCCTGGAAAAGCAGTTCTCAGCCATTCCAGAGGATTTCCTGAGAAGATATGATCTTCATGATCTTAAGCTATCAGAAACAATAGAAAGGATAAAAAGATCGATCAGTAAGTTCTCTATCCTTGGAAAAAAAGACCTATCTGACTACTTTTTGATCCACCTTTTTATGTCCATACTCGTTTCTTCGGATAGGGAGGATGTGGTTTTCAAGAGCGAACCGCTTCCCTCCCTTCCTTCTTATGAAAAGGAGAAGATTCTCTCCTACAGAGAAAAGCTTGGCAGAAAAAACCAGATCGATTCTCTGAGGTGGAAATTTCAGGAGGAAATCTTGAGCTTCAAACCCGAAAGAGGAAAGATATACTCCATAACCGCACCGACGGGAATAGGAAAAACTATTGCAAATCTCCTTTTTGCCAGCCATCTCGCTGATGAAGACACGATCGTAATATACGCTCTTCCCTTCATAAACATAATTGAGCAGACCGTCGATAAGATAAAGGAAATATTTGAAACAGAAAGCCCATTCTTCGTCCTTCCCTTTCATCACCTTGCAAATCCAGCTTATGAGGAACCTGATAAATACGAAGATCTCCTGATGAACCTCTGGCACTCCAGGGTGGTAGTCACAACATTCGTGTCGCTTCTGGAGTCTCTCATCACTTTCAGAAAGATTCCGTTCTTCTACAAATTCCCAAAAGCTGTTCTCATACTTGATGAGGTCCAGGCAATACCTCACGAATACTGGACCCCTGTTGAAAAAACCGTTGAATTCCTCTCGAAAATGGGCACCACCGTTTTGCTCTCCACAGCGACAAAGCCCGCTCTTTTGAAAGAGGCTCTGGAAGTGGTGTCTAACAAGAATGTTTATTTCACAGCCTTGAACAGAACTGTTCTGAAAGTAGAAAAAGAAATGAGCTTTGAAGAATACAAGGAATTCGTAAGAGAGACCTTGAAGGATGGAAAAAGAACGCTCATCATAACAAACACGATAAGAGAAGCCGAGGAGATATACGACGTTGTTGAAGGCATGGGAAAAACCTGTTTCCTTTCCTCCAGGGTGATACCAAAGCACAGACTGGAGATCGTTTCGAAGATAAATGAGTACGATCTGTGTGTCTCCACTCAGGTGGTGGAAGCAGGTGTTGATATCTCATTCGAGAGGGTGATAAGAGACATAGCACCTGTTGACAGTATTGTTCAGGCAGCGGGGAGGTGCAACAGGCACTTCGAGTTGGAAAAGGGAGAAGTGATAGTCGTACCCGTCAGGAATGAGAGAAAAAACACCCTCTTTTCCTCATATGTTTACGGGAGCTTTCTCACAGAAACTTCCATGAACGTGTTGAAAAACCACAAATTTCTGGAGGAAAGCGAGTTTTTCATGCTCGTGGAGGATTTCTTCAGCTACGTGAAAACGTACGGCAATCCGGACAAGAAAGGAATCGGCAAGGCGCTCGAGAATTTGAATTTCAAAAAAATAGGAGAATTCAGTCTCATTGAACCAGAGCCAACGGTGCCGTTCATCGTTCTTGTTGATGAAGAGGCTCAAAGAGTATTCGAAGAATTTGCAGAGATCTTCAGTGGGAAAAGATCAAGAGAAAACTTCTCTCTCGTGAAAAGTTTGTTCAGGGAACTTTCCCCCTACATCGTGAGCGCGAGGATAAAGAGGGATCTTCCATTCCCACACACGATTGCCGGCATGATGGTTATTCACAGGAACGTTCTCGACAAATGGTACCACCCCGTGAAAGGTTTGAGAGTGGAAGGATCCGATGAGGTGATCATCATATGA
- the cas5b gene encoding type I-B CRISPR-associated protein Cas5b, whose protein sequence is MKVLVFDVSAPYALFRRPYTTTSSYTLPFPPRTTLLGLVGCVLGYSTPERLDSAKVAVQIKNPLKFLRTGTNFVETKKDKKASKRTRISLQLLKNPAYRVFFSWEDEDFERLKNLLEHSETIFTPYLGVASFIARLNYVGKYEATRVADFPCEVHTVVPNTVKLLPEPSHYLIFERVTRKMDKERNMLESAVYIFKRDLSPVKVEGGEVWRVGEQNIVWM, encoded by the coding sequence ATGAAAGTTCTGGTCTTTGATGTTTCTGCTCCCTACGCTCTCTTCAGAAGACCTTACACAACGACATCATCGTACACCCTTCCCTTTCCACCAAGAACCACTCTTTTGGGGCTTGTGGGGTGTGTTCTGGGATATTCCACACCCGAAAGACTCGACAGTGCAAAAGTGGCGGTTCAGATAAAAAATCCTTTGAAGTTTCTGCGAACGGGAACGAACTTTGTGGAAACAAAGAAAGACAAAAAAGCTTCAAAAAGAACAAGAATAAGTCTTCAACTTCTGAAGAATCCTGCTTACAGGGTGTTTTTCAGCTGGGAAGACGAAGATTTTGAGAGGTTGAAGAACCTTCTCGAACACAGCGAAACCATCTTCACACCTTACCTTGGTGTGGCAAGCTTTATTGCCAGACTGAATTACGTGGGAAAGTACGAAGCAACCCGTGTAGCAGATTTTCCCTGCGAGGTCCACACGGTTGTTCCGAACACAGTAAAGCTTTTGCCGGAGCCTTCACACTATCTCATATTCGAGAGGGTCACAAGAAAAATGGACAAAGAGCGAAACATGCTTGAATCTGCGGTTTACATTTTCAAGAGGGACTTATCTCCTGTGAAGGTGGAAGGGGGAGAAGTGTGGAGGGTGGGAGAGCAGAACATAGTGTGGATGTGA
- the cas7b gene encoding type I-B CRISPR-associated protein Cas7/Csh2 has protein sequence MNPVKNRSEVLFIYDVKWANPNGDPLDENRPRFDEETSRLFVTDVRLKRTVRDYLAECYDETLWVTGEAVVPEDRVKELGIKDVNDACQKCIDIRLFGAVIPQSKKGAMESSITGPVQFRYGTSLHRVKLMTIQGTAAFATENSKQRSFREDQVVPYALIAFYGVINQNSAKFTGLTEEDVSKLLEGIWMGTKNLITRSKMEHNPRLLMRVVYKEGVNYHSGELDYLVKVVSEKEDEEIRDISELKLDVTELKQVLESLKDKIERIEYSVDNRLKLAENGEEKPFEEIFGGFQLVKLEW, from the coding sequence ATGAATCCAGTGAAGAACAGGAGTGAAGTGCTTTTCATCTACGATGTGAAGTGGGCAAATCCGAACGGTGATCCACTCGATGAGAACAGACCGCGCTTTGATGAAGAAACATCCAGACTCTTTGTCACAGACGTGAGACTCAAAAGAACTGTGAGGGATTATCTTGCGGAGTGCTACGACGAAACGCTCTGGGTGACCGGTGAAGCGGTGGTACCGGAAGACAGAGTCAAAGAGCTTGGAATCAAGGACGTAAACGACGCATGCCAGAAGTGCATCGATATCAGACTCTTCGGTGCCGTTATTCCTCAGTCGAAAAAAGGAGCTATGGAATCTTCCATAACTGGTCCTGTTCAGTTCAGATACGGAACGAGTCTTCACAGAGTCAAACTCATGACTATCCAGGGAACTGCTGCGTTCGCAACCGAGAATTCAAAACAGAGGAGTTTTCGTGAGGATCAGGTTGTACCCTATGCCCTCATAGCATTCTACGGTGTGATAAATCAGAATTCTGCAAAGTTTACAGGACTCACCGAAGAAGATGTTTCCAAGCTTCTTGAAGGAATCTGGATGGGTACGAAGAACCTCATCACAAGATCGAAAATGGAGCACAATCCCAGACTCCTGATGAGAGTTGTTTACAAGGAAGGTGTGAACTACCACTCCGGAGAACTCGATTACCTTGTGAAGGTCGTGTCCGAGAAAGAAGATGAAGAAATAAGAGACATCTCCGAGTTGAAACTCGACGTTACCGAACTCAAGCAGGTTCTGGAATCCCTTAAGGACAAGATCGAAAGAATAGAATACTCTGTTGACAACCGCTTAAAACTCGCGGAGAACGGAGAAGAGAAGCCTTTTGAGGAGATATTCGGAGGTTTCCAGCTTGTAAAACTGGAGTGGTGA